The following are encoded together in the Bradyrhizobium algeriense genome:
- a CDS encoding altronate dehydratase family protein, which yields MTPAPVIRLHPDDGVLIARSSLPPGMVVADGVTTVERIPAGHKVAIKPIAVGEPVRRYGQIIGFATAPIAPGQHVHTQNCGMGDFAKDYAYGVDVKPVPNFDLPATFDGIRRADGRVATRNYIGILTSVNCSAHVAGIVADMFKKNPFTGDNPLADFPNVDGVVALTHKTGCGMTQDEPLALLRRTLGGYARHVNFSAVVVLGLGCEVNQIGGLMQEQKLAGRLRAMDIQEVGGTRKTVEAGIAFVKEALTDANKVKREPVPASELTVALQCGGSDGYSGVSANPALGAASDLLVAHGGTVILSETPETYGAEHLLTRRAVSREVGEKLVGLMRWWEEYTRREGAEMNANPSPGNKAGGLTTILEKSLGAMAKAGSTNLVDVLNYAEPITKKGFVFMDTPGYDPVAATGQVAGGANMVCFTTGRGSVFGCKPAPSIKLATNTPMYQRMEDDMDVNCGTILDGEESVQQCGQRIFELMLKTASGQPTKSESFDFGGAEFAPWVLGATM from the coding sequence ATGACCCCGGCACCCGTCATTCGCCTGCATCCTGACGACGGCGTCCTGATCGCGCGCTCGAGCCTGCCGCCCGGCATGGTGGTGGCCGATGGCGTCACCACGGTCGAGCGGATTCCGGCGGGCCACAAGGTGGCGATCAAGCCGATCGCCGTGGGCGAGCCGGTACGCCGCTACGGCCAGATCATCGGCTTTGCCACCGCGCCGATTGCACCGGGCCAGCATGTGCATACTCAAAACTGCGGCATGGGCGATTTCGCCAAGGACTATGCCTATGGCGTCGACGTCAAGCCGGTGCCGAACTTCGATCTGCCCGCGACCTTCGACGGCATTCGCCGCGCAGACGGGCGGGTGGCGACGCGCAATTATATCGGCATTCTCACCTCGGTGAACTGCAGCGCCCATGTCGCCGGCATCGTCGCCGACATGTTCAAGAAGAATCCATTTACCGGCGATAACCCGCTGGCCGATTTCCCGAATGTCGACGGCGTGGTGGCGCTGACCCACAAGACCGGTTGCGGCATGACGCAGGACGAACCGCTGGCGCTGCTCCGCCGGACGCTCGGCGGCTACGCGCGGCATGTGAACTTTTCTGCCGTCGTGGTGCTGGGGCTGGGCTGCGAGGTCAACCAGATCGGCGGCCTGATGCAGGAACAGAAACTGGCCGGCCGGCTGCGTGCGATGGACATCCAGGAAGTCGGCGGCACTCGCAAGACGGTGGAGGCCGGCATCGCTTTCGTGAAGGAGGCGCTGACCGACGCCAATAAAGTAAAGCGCGAACCCGTGCCGGCCAGCGAATTAACGGTGGCGCTGCAATGCGGCGGCTCCGATGGCTACTCCGGCGTGTCGGCCAATCCGGCACTGGGGGCGGCGAGCGATCTCCTGGTTGCCCACGGCGGCACGGTGATCCTGTCCGAGACGCCGGAAACCTACGGCGCCGAGCATCTCCTGACCCGCCGCGCGGTCAGCCGCGAGGTCGGCGAAAAGCTCGTCGGCCTGATGCGCTGGTGGGAAGAGTACACCAGACGCGAAGGCGCCGAGATGAACGCCAACCCGAGCCCCGGCAACAAGGCCGGCGGCCTCACCACGATCCTTGAGAAATCATTGGGCGCGATGGCCAAGGCCGGCAGCACCAACCTGGTCGACGTGCTCAACTACGCCGAGCCCATCACCAAGAAGGGTTTTGTCTTCATGGACACGCCCGGCTACGACCCGGTCGCCGCGACCGGGCAGGTGGCGGGTGGCGCCAACATGGTCTGCTTCACCACCGGACGCGGCAGCGTGTTCGGCTGCAAGCCCGCGCCCTCGATCAAGCTCGCCACCAACACGCCGATGTACCAGCGGATGGAAGACGACATGGACGTCAATTGCGGCACCATCCTCGACGGCGAGGAAAGTGTGCAGCAATGCGGCCAGCGCATTTTCGAGCTGATGCTGAAAACGGCATCCGGCCAGCCGACCAAGAGCGAGAGCTTTGACTTCGGCGGTGCGGAGTTCGCGCCGTGGGTGCTTGGCGCGACGATGTGA